One Streptosporangium sp. NBC_01495 DNA window includes the following coding sequences:
- a CDS encoding ABC transporter substrate-binding protein, translated as MIRRVTGAAAGMALLAGLVACGGDNGTASEATTLTYWMFQDRTPQAGEVVEKLRTDFEKANNVTVKIVKIPKDDYNTKLGSAVAAGTVPDVGILDQPLVARFALDGTIKEVPAGTVDEKIFYEGALNTNKVNDKLYGLPLDHTAVALFYNKTLVPTPPKTWDELKATAAKIHQADSKIAGMVVPKGDGYGGWMWPGFLGAAGGSLVDEKNKKILFDQQPGVDALQLWVDLLPSSPRQITDSDKPFENGLAGMMISGPWDVATIKADFPDLQFSTAPLPYKTEPAGNIGGENAVVFSKGKNAELAWKWLTFLTNAQNNTTLAQALGGFPTNIEAAERDAATFGPDQAAFLEQLKVAQARPALPEWIQINDEIIAPALEAALSGKVTSQQALTEAADKTRALLKWNG; from the coding sequence ATGATCAGGAGAGTCACAGGGGCTGCGGCCGGTATGGCACTGCTCGCCGGACTCGTCGCTTGCGGCGGCGACAACGGGACGGCCTCGGAGGCCACGACACTGACCTACTGGATGTTCCAGGACCGCACCCCGCAGGCAGGGGAGGTCGTCGAGAAGCTGCGCACCGACTTCGAGAAGGCCAACAACGTCACCGTCAAGATCGTCAAGATCCCCAAGGACGACTACAACACCAAGCTGGGCAGCGCCGTCGCGGCCGGGACCGTCCCCGACGTCGGCATCCTGGACCAGCCGCTGGTCGCCAGGTTCGCGCTGGACGGCACCATCAAGGAGGTGCCCGCCGGTACGGTCGACGAGAAGATCTTCTACGAGGGCGCCCTCAACACCAACAAGGTGAACGACAAGCTCTACGGGCTGCCGCTCGACCACACCGCGGTGGCGCTCTTCTACAACAAGACGCTGGTGCCGACGCCTCCCAAGACCTGGGACGAGCTCAAGGCGACCGCCGCGAAGATCCACCAGGCCGACTCGAAGATCGCGGGCATGGTGGTACCGAAGGGTGACGGCTACGGCGGCTGGATGTGGCCGGGCTTCCTCGGCGCCGCCGGAGGCTCCCTCGTCGACGAGAAGAACAAGAAGATCCTGTTCGACCAGCAGCCCGGAGTCGACGCGCTCCAGCTCTGGGTCGACCTGCTGCCCTCGTCGCCCCGGCAGATCACCGACTCGGACAAGCCCTTCGAGAACGGCCTCGCCGGAATGATGATCTCCGGTCCGTGGGACGTGGCCACCATCAAGGCCGACTTCCCCGACCTGCAGTTCAGCACCGCCCCGCTGCCGTACAAGACCGAGCCCGCCGGCAACATCGGCGGCGAGAACGCGGTGGTCTTCAGCAAGGGCAAGAACGCCGAGCTGGCGTGGAAGTGGCTGACCTTCCTGACGAACGCCCAGAACAACACCACGCTCGCACAGGCGCTGGGGGGCTTCCCGACCAACATCGAGGCGGCCGAGCGGGACGCGGCCACGTTCGGGCCCGACCAGGCGGCGTTCCTGGAGCAGCTCAAGGTCGCCCAGGCCAGGCCCGCCCTGCCGGAGTGGATCCAGATCAACGACGAGATCATCGCACCCGCCCTCGAGGCGGCGCTGAGCGGCAAGGTCACCTCCCAGCAGGCGCTGACCGAGGCCGCGGACAAGACGCGCGCGCTGCTCAAGTGGAACGGCTAA
- a CDS encoding carbohydrate ABC transporter permease, with protein MKAARKVRLAPIYIALVLLALVSVVPFLWMLATSFKHGSDVYTKVPSLLPLDRKTGEFSPTLENYEHVLQVSGLGQAFVNSVWVCLILVPAKLLVDALAAYAFARIPFPGRDKLFVVLLAGMMVPTITLLVPRIHVTQALGMFDSGWGLILPNVASVLDIFLLRQFFMSLPSELEEAARIDGAGRMQIFWRIIIPLSKPVLAVVTITSFIFHWNDLVWPLVVLNDPELYTLPLALQQLASSESGRAYYIMAGAALAVIPVIVVLLIFQRRIMQGIAFTGLKS; from the coding sequence GTGAAGGCCGCGAGGAAAGTACGGCTCGCGCCCATCTACATCGCGCTGGTGCTGCTGGCCCTGGTGTCGGTCGTCCCGTTCCTGTGGATGCTGGCGACCTCGTTCAAGCACGGCTCGGACGTCTACACCAAGGTGCCCAGCCTGCTGCCGCTCGACCGCAAGACCGGCGAGTTCTCCCCCACCCTGGAGAACTACGAGCACGTCCTGCAGGTCAGCGGGCTGGGCCAGGCGTTCGTCAACAGCGTCTGGGTCTGCCTGATCCTGGTGCCCGCCAAGCTCCTCGTGGACGCGCTGGCCGCCTACGCCTTCGCCAGGATCCCCTTCCCCGGCAGGGACAAGCTGTTCGTCGTCCTGCTCGCGGGCATGATGGTCCCCACGATCACGCTGCTGGTGCCGCGCATCCACGTCACCCAGGCGCTCGGCATGTTCGACTCCGGGTGGGGCCTGATCCTGCCCAACGTGGCCTCGGTGCTGGACATCTTCCTGCTGCGCCAGTTCTTCATGTCGCTGCCCTCCGAGCTGGAGGAGGCGGCGCGGATCGACGGCGCGGGACGGATGCAGATCTTCTGGCGCATCATCATCCCGCTGTCGAAGCCGGTGCTGGCGGTCGTGACGATCACCAGCTTCATCTTCCACTGGAACGACCTGGTCTGGCCGCTGGTGGTGCTCAACGACCCCGAGCTCTACACGCTGCCGCTGGCCCTGCAGCAGCTGGCCAGCAGCGAGTCCGGGCGGGCGTACTACATCATGGCGGGCGCCGCCCTGGCGGTCATCCCGGTCATCGTGGTCCTGCTGATCTTCCAGCGCCGCATCATGCAGGGGATCGCGTTCACCGGGCTCAAGAGTTGA
- a CDS encoding carbohydrate ABC transporter permease codes for MLADKPAVTPPPGRRRRRPGFGRRDHVIGWLLIAPAVIYFVIFLLYPALAALYYSFTDWNLRTAPNWVGLSNYTDLLFDDVKYPHFWKSIQVTLQYTLIAVPLTLGTALVQALLINAIRRGSNTFRLLLFLPVVTAEAAVGAIWRWLYDPQYGLVNTMIGLVGIPPQNWLNTPDLVIPALSFIAAWQCGISMIIYLAGLKGIPDSIREAAIIDGAGPVQRFRKIVVPMLRPTTFYLLVTGVIAALQVFGLVYVIFSGGGGRSVTGGPEQSGLTYVLHLYLFAFRYDAMGAACAMSFILFVFIMIITALQFKFVKQEAS; via the coding sequence GTGCTGGCTGACAAGCCCGCCGTGACGCCTCCTCCCGGGCGGCGACGCCGTCGCCCGGGTTTCGGGCGACGCGACCACGTCATCGGGTGGCTCCTGATCGCCCCCGCGGTGATCTACTTCGTCATCTTCCTGCTCTACCCCGCACTGGCCGCCCTCTACTACAGCTTCACCGACTGGAACCTCCGGACGGCGCCGAACTGGGTGGGCCTGTCCAACTACACCGACCTGCTGTTCGACGACGTGAAGTATCCGCACTTCTGGAAGTCGATCCAGGTCACCCTGCAGTACACGCTGATCGCCGTACCGCTGACGCTGGGCACCGCGCTCGTCCAGGCGCTGCTGATCAACGCGATCCGCCGGGGTTCCAACACGTTCCGGCTGCTGCTGTTCCTGCCGGTCGTGACCGCGGAGGCGGCCGTGGGCGCCATCTGGCGGTGGCTCTACGACCCGCAGTACGGCCTGGTCAACACCATGATCGGGCTGGTCGGCATCCCGCCGCAGAACTGGCTCAACACCCCCGACCTGGTCATCCCGGCGCTGTCGTTCATCGCCGCCTGGCAGTGCGGCATCTCGATGATCATCTATCTCGCCGGGTTGAAGGGCATCCCCGACTCGATCCGCGAGGCGGCGATCATCGACGGCGCGGGGCCCGTCCAGCGGTTCCGGAAGATCGTGGTGCCGATGCTGCGGCCCACCACCTTCTACCTGCTGGTCACCGGGGTGATCGCGGCGCTCCAGGTCTTCGGCCTGGTGTACGTGATCTTCTCTGGCGGCGGCGGCAGGAGCGTCACCGGTGGTCCCGAGCAGTCGGGCCTGACCTACGTCCTGCACCTGTACCTGTTCGCGTTCCGCTACGACGCGATGGGCGCGGCCTGCGCGATGTCGTTCATCCTGTTCGTCTTCATCATGATCATTACTGCGCTGCAGTTCAAGTTCGTCAAGCAGGAGGCGTCGTGA
- the pip gene encoding prolyl aminopeptidase, producing the protein MYPPIEPYDHGHLDTGDGHLVYWEVCGNPEGKPALVVHGGPGSGCTPGQRRAFDPERYRVILFDQRNCGRSLPHAGDPATDLTANTTHHLVADMERLREHLGVDRWLLHGGSWGSTLMLAYAEAHPERVSEMVFTGVTMTRRYEIDWLYHGVGRFFPEQWRRFREGVPEGERDGDLLAAYARLMSDPDPAVRARAAHDWTAWEDAVISLEVNGKPNIYSDRPPAALLAFVRICSHYFSHAAWLEEGVLLRNAHRLTGIPGVLIHGRFDLGSPLENAWQLARVWPGARLVVVDDSGHTGSDTMREEVLAALDGFAS; encoded by the coding sequence ATGTATCCCCCGATCGAGCCCTACGACCACGGGCACCTCGACACCGGCGACGGACATCTCGTCTACTGGGAGGTCTGCGGGAACCCCGAGGGCAAGCCTGCGCTCGTCGTCCACGGCGGCCCCGGTTCCGGCTGCACGCCGGGTCAGCGCCGCGCCTTCGATCCCGAGCGCTATCGCGTCATCCTGTTCGACCAGCGCAACTGCGGCCGGAGCCTGCCGCACGCCGGTGACCCGGCCACCGACCTGACCGCCAACACCACCCACCATCTGGTCGCCGACATGGAACGGCTGCGCGAGCACCTCGGCGTCGACCGGTGGCTGCTCCACGGAGGGTCGTGGGGCTCTACGCTCATGCTCGCCTACGCCGAAGCCCATCCCGAGAGGGTGTCGGAGATGGTCTTCACCGGCGTCACCATGACCCGCCGCTACGAAATCGACTGGCTCTACCACGGGGTGGGCCGCTTCTTCCCCGAGCAGTGGCGGCGCTTCCGCGAGGGCGTCCCCGAGGGCGAGCGCGACGGTGACCTGCTCGCCGCCTACGCGCGGCTCATGTCCGACCCCGACCCCGCCGTGCGCGCCAGGGCCGCTCACGACTGGACGGCCTGGGAGGACGCGGTGATCTCCCTGGAGGTCAACGGCAAGCCGAACATCTACAGCGACCGGCCGCCCGCCGCCCTGCTCGCCTTCGTCCGCATTTGCAGCCACTACTTCTCCCACGCCGCCTGGCTGGAGGAGGGCGTCCTACTGCGGAACGCGCACAGGTTGACCGGCATCCCCGGCGTGCTCATCCACGGCCGCTTCGACCTGGGCTCCCCGCTGGAGAACGCCTGGCAGCTGGCTCGGGTCTGGCCCGGCGCGCGTCTCGTCGTGGTGGACGACTCGGGGCACACCGGTAGCGACACCATGCGCGAGGAGGTCCTCGCGGCCCTGGACGGTTTCGCGAGTTAG
- a CDS encoding RNA polymerase sigma factor produces MESFTDGTLPSDDVVVAALRAGDEAMFTALLDTWSRGMLWLARAHVSTNDSAEEVVQDTWLAVIRGIEGFEGRSSVKTWVYRILVNTARRRGVRENRTVPWSSAFEPERQTVDRSCFQGADDPFPGHWKDFPAAWPTPESEVLAAEVRGRIAAALAELPIRQRIVITLRDVEGCTSEEVCEILAISAANQRVLLHRARTAVRGRLEDYFETARRPA; encoded by the coding sequence GTGGAGTCCTTCACAGACGGCACGTTGCCCTCGGACGATGTCGTCGTCGCGGCCCTGCGCGCCGGAGACGAGGCGATGTTCACGGCGCTGCTGGACACCTGGTCGCGAGGGATGCTGTGGCTGGCCCGCGCGCACGTGTCCACCAACGACTCGGCGGAGGAGGTCGTGCAGGACACCTGGCTGGCGGTGATCCGGGGCATCGAGGGCTTCGAGGGCCGCTCGTCGGTCAAGACCTGGGTCTACCGGATCCTGGTCAACACGGCCAGGAGGCGAGGCGTGCGCGAGAACCGCACGGTGCCCTGGAGCAGCGCCTTCGAGCCGGAGAGGCAGACCGTCGACCGCTCGTGTTTCCAGGGGGCGGACGACCCCTTTCCAGGACACTGGAAGGATTTTCCCGCCGCCTGGCCGACCCCGGAGAGCGAGGTGCTCGCCGCCGAGGTACGCGGCCGGATCGCCGCCGCCCTGGCCGAGCTGCCGATCAGGCAGCGCATCGTGATCACGCTCCGCGACGTCGAGGGATGCACCTCCGAGGAGGTCTGCGAGATCCTGGCGATCTCCGCCGCCAACCAGCGCGTCCTGCTGCACCGCGCCCGCACCGCGGTGCGCGGGCGCCTGGAGGATTACTTCGAGACGGCGAGACGGCCGGCGTAG
- a CDS encoding DUF2264 domain-containing protein — protein sequence MRRLVTELTEPLVPRFSPGRARLRLGANAAHYGDEAAELEAFARPLWGLAPLAAGGGSFGHWELWRRGLASGTDPGHGEFWGAATDVDQRLVETAAIGLALALAPEAVWDPLSGAERDNLAAWLLHSMTRETVDNNWRFFPVLVGLGLDRVGVRFDPAPNLARLERLESFALGGGWYGDGPTAQRDYYVPFAMHFYGLIYAALAGDRDPGRAERLRERAAAFALDFQHWFTSDGAAVPFGRSMTYRFAQGAFWGALAFAGVEALPWGEVRGHLMRHLRWWLRRPIRDSSGLLTLGYGYAQPALAEQYNAPGSPYWALKAFLPLALAAGHPFWAAGEEPARELPETSVQPQAGVALMRCEEGRQVVMLSAGQHHTWVRHGAAKYAKFAYSTSFGFSVPAGSWGLEQGAFDSTLALSDDGAHWRPCEVPGDFSARDGLLHARWTPWPDVEIDTWLLARSPWHVRVHRVRSGRGLLSAEGAFAVDRDPVAHRVAEGPGHARLDSPAGLCVIEDLGGTPGAGRTGELVRPLPGTNVVVPRTVIPTLRGEHEPGEYWLACAVLGLSGSDHPGSGLPGGGGPADWPEPPGLEGVLALLPGGHPFGTG from the coding sequence ATGCGCCGGCTCGTGACCGAGCTGACCGAGCCGCTGGTACCCCGCTTCAGCCCCGGGCGGGCGCGCCTGCGGCTCGGGGCCAACGCGGCCCACTATGGCGACGAGGCCGCCGAGCTGGAGGCGTTCGCCCGCCCCCTGTGGGGGCTGGCGCCGCTGGCGGCCGGAGGGGGATCCTTCGGGCACTGGGAGCTGTGGCGGCGGGGTCTGGCCTCCGGGACCGACCCCGGGCACGGGGAGTTCTGGGGGGCGGCGACCGACGTCGACCAGCGGCTGGTGGAGACCGCCGCGATCGGCCTGGCGCTCGCCCTCGCCCCCGAGGCCGTGTGGGACCCGCTGAGCGGCGCGGAGCGGGACAATCTCGCGGCCTGGCTGCTCCACTCCATGACCCGCGAGACCGTCGACAACAACTGGCGGTTCTTCCCGGTGCTGGTGGGGCTCGGGCTGGACCGGGTCGGGGTGCGCTTCGACCCCGCGCCCAACCTCGCCCGGCTGGAGCGCCTGGAGTCCTTCGCCCTGGGCGGCGGCTGGTACGGCGACGGCCCCACCGCGCAGCGCGACTACTACGTCCCCTTCGCGATGCACTTCTACGGCCTGATCTACGCCGCCCTGGCCGGCGACCGCGACCCGGGCCGGGCGGAGCGCCTGCGCGAGCGGGCGGCGGCGTTCGCGCTCGACTTCCAGCACTGGTTCACCTCTGACGGGGCCGCCGTGCCCTTCGGCCGGAGCATGACCTACCGCTTCGCGCAGGGGGCCTTCTGGGGCGCCCTGGCCTTCGCCGGGGTCGAGGCCCTGCCGTGGGGGGAGGTGCGGGGCCACCTGATGCGGCATCTGCGCTGGTGGCTGCGGCGGCCGATCCGTGACTCCTCGGGCCTGCTGACCCTGGGGTACGGCTACGCCCAGCCCGCCCTCGCCGAGCAGTACAACGCCCCCGGCTCCCCGTACTGGGCGCTGAAGGCGTTCCTGCCGCTGGCCCTCGCCGCCGGCCACCCCTTCTGGGCGGCGGGCGAGGAACCCGCGCGGGAGCTCCCCGAGACCAGCGTCCAGCCGCAGGCCGGTGTCGCGCTGATGCGGTGCGAGGAGGGACGGCAGGTCGTCATGCTGAGCGCGGGGCAGCACCACACGTGGGTGCGGCACGGCGCGGCGAAGTACGCCAAGTTCGCCTACTCGACGTCCTTCGGGTTCAGCGTGCCCGCCGGCTCGTGGGGGCTGGAGCAGGGCGCCTTCGACAGCACCCTGGCCCTGAGTGACGACGGGGCGCACTGGCGGCCCTGCGAGGTGCCCGGGGACTTCTCGGCGCGCGACGGCCTGCTGCACGCCCGGTGGACGCCGTGGCCGGACGTGGAGATCGACACCTGGCTGCTCGCCCGTTCCCCGTGGCACGTGCGGGTGCACCGCGTACGGTCGGGGCGTGGGCTGCTCTCGGCCGAGGGGGCGTTCGCGGTCGACCGCGACCCCGTCGCGCACCGCGTCGCCGAGGGGCCCGGCCACGCCCGTCTCGACTCCCCGGCCGGGCTGTGCGTGATCGAGGACCTCGGCGGGACGCCCGGAGCGGGAAGGACCGGGGAACTGGTCCGTCCCCTGCCGGGAACGAACGTCGTCGTCCCGCGTACGGTCATCCCCACGCTGCGCGGCGAGCACGAGCCGGGCGAGTACTGGCTGGCCTGCGCGGTCCTCGGCCTCTCCGGTTCCGATCATCCCGGATCCGGGCTCCCCGGCGGCGGAGGGCCCGCGGACTGGCCGGAGCCGCCCGGCCTGGAAGGCGTCCTGGCGCTCCTCCCCGGCGGTCACCCCTTCGGGACCGGCTGA
- a CDS encoding zf-HC2 domain-containing protein: MKRFSCEEAVELVTAFLEGALDEPTRYRFEEHLGGCEGCERYLGQLRATVEALGRLRTAETAETPQAAESTETTGATPGPARPGGLPESTRDRLLAAFRDRRRT, translated from the coding sequence GTGAAGCGGTTCAGCTGCGAGGAGGCGGTGGAACTCGTCACCGCCTTCCTGGAGGGCGCGCTCGACGAGCCCACCCGGTACCGGTTCGAGGAGCACCTGGGCGGCTGCGAGGGCTGCGAGCGCTATCTCGGCCAGCTCCGCGCCACCGTCGAGGCCCTCGGCCGCCTCCGGACCGCCGAGACCGCCGAGACCCCCCAGGCCGCCGAAAGCACCGAGACCACCGGCGCCACCCCCGGCCCGGCGCGGCCGGGAGGCCTGCCGGAGAGCACGCGCGACCGGCTGCTGGCCGCCTTCCGCGACCGGCGGCGCACCTGA
- a CDS encoding CsbD family protein codes for MGADDKFANKAEELGGKVKEGAGRATGNERLEAEGRTDQADSHLKQAGEKLKDGAKKVKDAFKS; via the coding sequence ATGGGTGCCGACGACAAGTTTGCCAACAAGGCCGAAGAGCTCGGGGGCAAGGTCAAGGAAGGCGCGGGACGCGCCACCGGCAACGAGCGACTCGAGGCCGAAGGCAGGACCGACCAGGCCGACAGCCACCTCAAGCAGGCCGGGGAGAAGCTGAAGGACGGCGCGAAGAAGGTCAAGGACGCCTTCAAGAGCTGA
- a CDS encoding ROK family protein, with protein MRPERRTVRDVRKGNRAMLLRTLYFSGPVTRNELTRLTGLSAATVSSMTGDLLAENIVVEAGQAESDGGRPRAILRVNPVYGYVIGVDVAETHVRVELFDLEMNERARVEYALRPAGHQIELVVRHILAGVEVVLDDAGVPAGQALGVGVGVPGIVEGGPDALIHTRTFGWDGVPLGALLRAGTTLPLFVENGAKALGRAELWSAPRRGGDPGRDGAARGIGPGYGSGGAGRGLAGAAPGSGGSGGPGADVADAGRGSGDAVIVLIGSGVGAAIVSDSVTFRGVSSSAGEWGHTKIVVNGRICRCGGRGCLEAYIGAEGILDRAGVPTRTTDWQAELAALVESRSPVITQTVTYLGVGLSNLINLINPERIVIGGWLGLLLGRHLLDDIRAASAENSLSQPYAATSIVLGRLGPDAVAHGAATLVLDEFLNAHPSARIPASR; from the coding sequence GTGAGGCCCGAGCGCAGGACGGTCCGCGACGTGCGCAAGGGCAACCGGGCCATGCTTCTGCGAACGCTCTACTTCAGTGGCCCCGTGACCCGCAACGAGCTGACCAGGCTCACCGGCCTCAGCGCCGCCACGGTCAGCAGCATGACGGGCGACCTCCTCGCCGAGAACATCGTGGTCGAGGCCGGCCAGGCCGAGTCCGACGGCGGCCGCCCCCGCGCCATCCTCCGGGTCAACCCCGTGTACGGCTACGTGATCGGTGTCGACGTCGCCGAGACCCACGTGCGCGTCGAGCTGTTCGACCTCGAGATGAACGAGAGGGCCAGGGTCGAGTACGCCCTGCGCCCTGCCGGGCACCAGATCGAGCTCGTGGTGCGCCACATCCTCGCCGGGGTCGAGGTCGTCCTCGACGACGCGGGCGTCCCCGCCGGCCAGGCCCTCGGCGTGGGCGTGGGCGTCCCCGGCATCGTCGAGGGCGGTCCCGACGCGCTCATCCACACCAGGACCTTCGGCTGGGACGGCGTGCCCCTGGGAGCGCTCCTACGCGCGGGCACCACGCTCCCGCTGTTCGTCGAGAACGGCGCCAAGGCGCTGGGTCGCGCCGAGCTGTGGTCGGCCCCTCGCCGGGGCGGCGACCCGGGCCGCGACGGCGCGGCGCGCGGGATCGGCCCGGGGTACGGCTCCGGCGGCGCCGGGCGTGGCCTCGCCGGCGCCGCACCCGGTTCCGGCGGATCCGGTGGCCCGGGAGCCGACGTCGCCGACGCGGGCCGTGGATCCGGTGACGCGGTGATCGTGCTGATCGGCTCCGGTGTCGGGGCCGCCATCGTCTCCGACAGCGTGACCTTCCGCGGCGTGAGCAGCAGCGCGGGGGAGTGGGGCCACACCAAGATCGTGGTGAACGGCCGGATCTGCCGGTGCGGCGGACGCGGCTGCCTGGAGGCCTACATCGGGGCCGAGGGCATCCTCGACCGCGCCGGTGTGCCCACGCGGACGACCGACTGGCAGGCCGAGCTGGCCGCCCTGGTGGAGTCCAGGTCGCCGGTGATCACCCAGACCGTCACCTACCTGGGCGTCGGCCTGTCCAACCTGATCAACCTCATCAACCCCGAGCGGATCGTCATCGGCGGCTGGCTCGGGCTCCTGCTCGGCCGGCACCTGCTCGACGACATCCGCGCCGCCTCGGCCGAGAACTCCCTGTCCCAGCCGTACGCGGCGACCTCCATCGTCCTGGGCCGCCTCGGTCCCGACGCCGTCGCCCACGGGGCCGCCACCCTCGTCCTGGACGAGTTCCTGAACGCCCACCCCTCCGCGCGGATCCCCGCCTCCCGCTGA
- the egtA gene encoding ergothioneine biosynthesis glutamate--cysteine ligase EgtA, which produces MTGLATEDTLIRNASDVETFARRCFLGSPGDRVGIELEFLVFDRMDPARQVPLARIADALPALPGGSLVTFEPGGQLELSGPPGSLPGAIALLSADVNAVRRALRDAGLALGGVGLDPLRPARRQLRLPRYEVMARFLGTPYGSLMMCSTASIQVNLDLGDRPATRWERAHLLGPVLVAAFANSPLSEGRPCGWMSGRQAVWERLDRTRTAAVPAGGDPGAAWAEYLLDARLMATRDTTGNGDGAESYRPVLDGSTFRDRLARPEHPPTLADLSYHATTLFPPVRPRGWLEIRYLDAQHPARWPVCAAVTHALVTDDRAADAALAAAGPCAGMWSRAARHGLADPRLRRAADACFRAALAALPRLGATPALVCEVAAFADRHVTRGRTPAADLLDLVRGPEGRLPDWLAEEGRI; this is translated from the coding sequence ATGACCGGTCTGGCGACCGAGGACACACTGATCCGGAACGCCTCGGATGTGGAGACCTTCGCGCGACGCTGCTTCCTCGGCTCCCCCGGAGACCGGGTGGGGATCGAACTGGAGTTCCTGGTCTTCGACCGCATGGACCCCGCCCGCCAGGTCCCGCTGGCCAGGATCGCCGACGCCCTGCCTGCACTGCCCGGCGGGAGCCTGGTGACCTTCGAACCGGGGGGCCAGCTGGAACTCTCGGGGCCGCCCGGCTCGCTGCCGGGCGCGATCGCCCTTCTCTCCGCCGACGTGAACGCGGTGCGCCGGGCACTGCGGGACGCCGGCCTGGCGCTGGGCGGGGTGGGCCTCGACCCGCTGCGGCCGGCCAGGCGGCAGCTGCGCCTGCCCAGGTACGAGGTGATGGCCCGGTTCCTCGGCACGCCGTACGGGTCGCTGATGATGTGCTCGACGGCGTCGATCCAGGTCAACCTGGACCTGGGCGACAGGCCCGCGACGCGATGGGAACGCGCCCACCTGCTGGGGCCCGTCCTCGTGGCCGCCTTCGCGAACTCGCCGCTCAGCGAGGGCCGGCCGTGCGGGTGGATGTCGGGGCGCCAGGCGGTGTGGGAGCGGCTGGACCGCACGCGGACGGCCGCCGTCCCGGCGGGCGGCGACCCCGGTGCCGCGTGGGCGGAGTACCTGCTCGACGCCCGTCTCATGGCCACGCGCGACACCACCGGGAACGGGGACGGCGCGGAGTCCTACCGTCCGGTCCTCGACGGCTCGACCTTCCGCGACCGGCTGGCCCGGCCGGAACACCCGCCGACCCTGGCGGACCTGAGCTACCACGCCACGACGCTCTTCCCGCCCGTACGGCCGCGCGGCTGGCTGGAGATCCGCTATCTCGACGCCCAGCACCCGGCGCGCTGGCCGGTGTGCGCGGCGGTGACCCACGCCCTGGTGACCGACGACCGCGCGGCCGACGCGGCGCTGGCCGCGGCCGGGCCGTGCGCGGGGATGTGGTCGCGGGCGGCGCGCCACGGCCTGGCGGATCCCCGGCTGCGGAGGGCCGCCGACGCCTGTTTCCGTGCCGCCCTCGCGGCGCTGCCCCGGCTGGGGGCGACCCCGGCCCTGGTCTGCGAGGTGGCCGCGTTCGCCGACCGCCACGTGACACGCGGCCGGACCCCGGCCGCCGACCTGCTGGATCTGGTGAGAGGACCGGAAGGGCGCCTGCCGGACTGGCTGGCCGAGGAAGGACGGATCTGA